The following are encoded in a window of Cottoperca gobio chromosome 20, fCotGob3.1, whole genome shotgun sequence genomic DNA:
- the eef1a1l3 gene encoding elongation factor 1-alpha-like, with protein MVKEKAHVNVVIIGHVDSGKSTTTGHLVYKCGGVDQRKLEKFEKAAAQMGKSSFKFAWVLDKLKAERERGITIDISLLKFNTQKYTMTIIDAPGHRDFIKNMITGTSQADVALLVVSAAKGEYEAGVSRSGQTREHALLAYTLGVKQIIVCVNKMDLTEPPFSQKRFDEVGRGVSSFLKRIGYDTTTVPFVPISGWTGENMITATQKMPWFHGWKSRRRDGHASGKTLLEVLDSIQPPVRTINKPLRVPLQDVYKIGGVGTVPVGKIETGVLKPGMTLMFSPAKLTAEVKSIEMHHQGMQTALPGHNVGFNIKNVAVKNLRRGDVAGNAQQDPPSDVSSFEAQVIILNHPGKVKAGYSPVLDCHTAHVTCRFAELKEKLDRRTGKKLEDHPQQLMSGDAATVKMIPVKPLCVESFFSYPSLGRFAARDLKQTVAVGVIKSVVKDQGSKLPQKAQVCK; from the exons ATGGTGAAAGAGAAGGCTCATGTCAACGTGGTGATTATCGGCCATGTTGACAGCGGCAAGTCAACCACCACCGGACACCTCGTCTACAAATGTGGTGGAGTCGATCAGAGGAAACTGGAGAAGTTTGAGAAAGCTGCAGCACAG ATGGGGAAGAGTTCCTTCAAATTTGCCTGGGTGTTGGACAAGCTTAAAGCTGAGCGGGAGCGAGGAATCACCATCGATATATCTCTGCTGAAATTTAACACTCAAAAATACACCATGACTATAATTGATGCTCCTGGCCACCGTGacttcattaaaaacatgataACGGGGACGTCGCAG GCTGATGTTGCCCTCCTGGTGGTCTCTGCAGCTAAAGGAGAATATGAGGCCGGTGTATCAAGAAGTGGTCAGACCAGAGAGCACGCCTTACTGGCTTACACTCTGGGTGTCAAGCAGATCATAGTCTGTGTGAACAAGATGGATCTGACTGAACCACCTTTCAGCCAGAAACGTTTTGACGAAGTAGGGCGAGGCGTGAGCAGCTTCCTCAAGAGGATTGGTTACGACACCACCACTGTGCCTTTCGTGCCCATTTCTGGTTGGACTGGGGAGAACATGATCACTGCAACTCAAAAG ATGCCCTGGTTCCATGGCTGGAAATCCAGACGAAGGGACGGACATGCGAGTGGGAAAACTCTACTAGAAGTCCTGGACTCCATTCAACCACCAGTGCGCACAATCAACAAACCCCTACGAGTGCCTCTGCAGGATGTCTACAAAATTGGAG GAGTTGGGACTGTGCCGGTTGGTAAGATAGAAACTGGCGTCCTCAAACCTGGCATGACCCTGATGTTCTCCCCTGCCAAGCTCACTGCTGAGGTGAAGTCCATCGAGATGCACCACCAGGGGATGCAGACGGCTCTGCCAGGACACAATGTTGGCTTCAACATTAAGAACGTGGCTGTCAAGAACCTGCGGCGCGGAGACGTGGCTGGCAACGCTCAGCAGGATCCTCCATCAGATGTCAGCAGCTTTGAAGCTCAG GTGATCATCCTGAACCATCCTGGGAAGGTCAAAGCGGGCTACTCTCCTGTTCTGGACTGCCACACCGCCCATGTGACCTGTCGCTTTGCTGAGCTGAAGGAGAAGCTTGACAGGCGCACCGGCAAAAAACTGGAGGACCATCCGCAGCAACTAATGTCTGGAGATGCTGCTACAGTCAAAATGATCCCCGTCAAGCCCTTGTGTGTGGAGAGCTTCTTCTCATACCCATCCTTAG GTCGCTTTGCAGCCAGAGACCTGAAACAGACCGTCGCTGTAGGCGTCATCAAGTCAGTGGTGAAGGACCAAGGATCAAAACTTCCACAGAAAGCCCAAGTGTGTAAATAG